A window from Planococcus maritimus encodes these proteins:
- a CDS encoding ABC transporter permease: MKAVFLLQWRRFYRQPLLVLAMFGLTVIFVSVSAAGGEDEPVLVPVYTESLKQEQALEWVERLNAEKQFAFKWMQPSEARSYVAEGDVPQAVELMEADYRLLVGREDPARLALDSMLRRVYSVELRLENAAQEVPEIRELMDSALSDPALQLSAVSLQANGDGDKLQLLFGMTLFFVIYTIMFSLVRIVDEKRTGTWNRMIMSPVRKWQMYFGHLGFSFLIGFSQIALIFLLFWYAFDFEMGDRFWLLIVIAACYTFAIVALGLLIISLISKPQQLSAVIPIVATGMAMVGGAFWPIELVTNEVLLTVSKVLPITYGLEALTSVAVYGNGLPSVAMPLVMLLGFGGICMAIGIRLLEWRSIS, from the coding sequence ATGAAAGCTGTCTTTTTACTGCAGTGGCGAAGATTTTACCGCCAGCCGCTACTTGTGTTGGCGATGTTTGGCCTGACGGTTATTTTTGTCTCAGTTTCAGCTGCGGGTGGGGAAGATGAGCCAGTTCTCGTCCCTGTTTATACTGAATCGTTGAAGCAAGAGCAAGCGCTGGAATGGGTGGAACGCTTGAACGCCGAAAAGCAATTTGCGTTTAAGTGGATGCAGCCGTCTGAAGCACGTTCCTACGTAGCGGAAGGTGATGTTCCGCAAGCGGTCGAGTTGATGGAGGCGGATTACCGCCTGTTGGTCGGCAGGGAAGATCCTGCACGCTTAGCGCTGGACTCAATGCTTCGCCGCGTCTACTCAGTGGAATTACGCCTCGAGAATGCAGCGCAAGAGGTGCCGGAAATCCGGGAGCTTATGGACTCGGCGCTATCAGACCCAGCGCTGCAATTATCGGCGGTCTCACTTCAAGCGAATGGGGATGGCGACAAACTCCAGTTATTATTCGGAATGACTTTGTTTTTCGTCATCTATACGATCATGTTCAGCCTGGTGCGGATTGTGGACGAGAAACGGACTGGCACTTGGAATCGGATGATCATGTCGCCGGTTCGCAAATGGCAGATGTACTTTGGGCATTTGGGCTTTAGTTTTCTAATCGGTTTTTCGCAAATCGCCCTTATTTTTCTGTTATTCTGGTATGCTTTCGATTTTGAGATGGGCGATCGTTTCTGGCTTTTGATTGTGATTGCGGCTTGCTATACTTTTGCCATCGTAGCGCTGGGGCTATTGATCATCTCGCTTATTTCCAAGCCCCAGCAGTTAAGTGCCGTCATTCCAATCGTTGCGACTGGAATGGCGATGGTGGGCGGTGCGTTCTGGCCGATTGAGTTGGTGACCAATGAGGTCTTGCTTACGGTATCGAAAGTATTGCCCATCACATACGGTCTCGAAGCTTTAACGAGTGTCGCGGTTTATGGAAACGGATTGCCGTCGGTTGCCATGCCACTCGTAATGCTCCTAGGTTTTGGCGGAATTTGCATGGCGATTGGCATCCGCTTACTGGAATGGCGCAGCATCTCATGA